The DNA region AGGCGGGGAAGTGGTCCGCGTCGCGGTCGATCGTCGCCAGGTTCCGCAGCCCGAGCCACTGCTTGAAGAAGCTCTCCACCAGGGCGTCTGACCGCGGGTCGGCCAGCATCCGGCGGACCTCGCCCCGCAGCCGGCTGGGGAGGTGCAGCGTGCTCTGCCTGGCCAGGTCGTACAGCGGCGCGTCGGGCGTGCTCGCCCATAGGAAGTACGACAGCCGGCTGGCGAGCTGGTAGTCGGTGATCAGCCGGGGGTTGTTGCCGCTGCCGTCGGGCCGGTCTTCAACGCGGAACAAGAAGTACGGAGAGACCAACGCCGCTTGCAGCCCCACGCGCAGCGCTTCTTCGTACGAGGCGCCTTGCAGTGTCGACCGCACCACGATGTCGGCCAGCCGAGATACCTCCGTCGGCGTCGCCGGCCGGCGGTACGCCAGCGGCGCGAACGCCGCGAACACCGCCTCGGCGGCGTTCCGGGTGTCTTCTTCTTTTTCGCCCTTGGGGGTGGCGATCACAAAGCGGTGGTGCGGCCCGGGCAGGGGCGCCGCGCCCTCGGCGGGCCCGACCACTTCTAGCCAATCGACCTCCAGCCGGCGCTTGTAGTCGTGGCGTCGGGCGCCGGCGGGGTCGTCTACAAACTTGATCTCGATCTGGCCGTCCGCGGGCCCGTCGACCGCGGTCGACTCGAAGTCGAGCTCCAGGGTCTGCCGCTTGCCGCCCGCGTTGAGCGTGCCGATGGGTCTGCCGTCGAGCGTCACCTCGGCCGGCACTTCATGCTGCTGGTCGGCGCCGTAGCGCATCGACGCGCGGAAGCGGTACTTGCCGGGCGCCAGCCGAACCCGGGCGCCGAACGACTCGCCGACAAACAGCGTCTGCCCGTCGACGCGCTGCTCACGCAGCCCCTCGGGGTCGAGCGACACCACGCGGCGGGAGACCACCTCGGCGGCCTTGAGGTACTTCTCTAGCAGCAGGGGGGAGAGGGAGAGGACGTCCCCCTGGTTGTCGAAGCCGTTGCCGACGTCGTCCATCGGGAAGCCCACCACCTCCGACGGCGAGAAGTCGATGCCCAGCAGGTCGCGGACCGTGTTGTTGTACTCGTAGGCGTTGAGCCGCCGGATCGTCACCCAGCCGGGGCTGTCCATCGCGTCGCAATCAACCCGCTCCATCAGCCACTCGATGGCGCCCACCATGGCCTTGCGCTCGTCGTCGGTCGGCAGGTCGTAGTGGTCGGACGGCGGCATCGCGCCCAGCTCGATCAACCCCTTCACCTGGCGCCAACGCGAGGGGTCGCTCTGGGCTTGGGCCAGCGTCTCCACCGACGCCAGGTCCACCCCGGCCTCCGACTCGGCGCCGGTGTGGCAGTCTGCGCAGAACCGTGTGAGGAACGGGGTCACGTCGCCGGAGAACGTCGGCTCGGGCCGCGGCGCCTCGTCGGCCGCTGCGCAGGCGCTGCCTAAGAGCATTGCCGCCAGGAGTACTCGGCATGCGGGCATAGGACTGCGGGCGAGGAGGCAGCGGGAAGGGTAGCGGTGGGGCTGTTGGAAACTATACCGCGGCCGGCCGAGAGAACCAAACACACAAGGCGCAGAAAAAACGTACAATCCCGCAGAATCACCTTCCCGACGGGGCGCCTGGGGGGGCCAGCAAACCTTCGCCGGCCGGGAAAAGGAGCGAATCACACCCCCGACTGACGCAGGAAATCTACGAGCGCTCGGTAGTAGTCGGGGGGCTGTGGGTCGTTGTGGCCGGTGTCGGTCATCTCAAAAAACTGCTTCTTGTCGGTCGGGGCCGCCTCGAACAAGCGCCGCGAGTGTTCGAAGGGCACCACGCCGTCGGCCGTGCCGTGGCTGATCATCACGGGCCCCCGGTAGCGGGCGATCCTGCCGAGCGAGTCGTAGCGGTTCTTCATCAGCAGCCGGACGGGGAGCCACGGGTAGTGGATGGCGGCGGCGTCGGTCAGGCGCGTGAACGTGCTCTGCAGCACCAGCGCGGCGGCGCCCTGCTCGGCCGCCGCCGCGACGGCCACGCCGCCGCCAATCGATCTGCCGATGAGGATCACCTCGTCGGTCCGCCTGCCGGTCTGCTCGGCCAGCCAGCGGTGCGCGGCCAGGCCGTCGGCGATCACGCCGGCTTCGTTGGGCTTGCCCCCCGAGAGCCCGTAGCCGCGGTAATCGAACACCAGCACCGCTGCGTCCAGCTCGTCGCGCAGCAGCTCCATCAGCTCGCGGTTGTCGGCCACCTGCTCGCCGTTGCCGTGGAAGTAGAGCGCCACGCGCTTGGGGTTCTGGTGGGAGAAGTACCAGCCGTGCAGCCGGGTGCCGTCGGCGCTGTCGAACCACGCGTCGGAGATCGCCTCCTCGGGGGCGAGCTGCCAGTCCCCCTCGGCAGCGGCGGGGGCGGGGTAGACGAGCCAGCGTTCGATGAAAGTCATGCCCAGCACTACCAACAGGTAAACGATCAGCACGCGCCGCAGCACGCCCGCCGGCCAGCGCACCCACCACGCCCACCGGGGCCGATCAGGATTGTTGTTGCTCGTAGACGGCATGCAACAGCGCCTCGATGTCTTTGTAGGACTTCTTCTTGGCCAGTGCCGACTCCACCAGCCGACGCGCCTCGGGCTCGCTGTGGCCCAACGAACGCAGCACGTCGAACGCCTCGCCGGCAAGGTCGCGTGCGCTGTCGCTGCCGGGCGCGCCCCCCGAATCCAGCCCGCGTCCCACCAGCAGGGCGAACTTGGGCGCCCGCCGGCGGAGCTTGGCGATGATCCGCTCGGCCGTGGCGGGGCCGATGCCGGGCAGCGCCGACAGGCCCTTCACGTCCTGCTGTTCGATCAGCGTCGCCAGCTCGGCCACGGGGCGCACCATCGCCCGCAGGGCCTTCTTGACGCCGACGCCGTCGACCTCGCAGAACATCTCGAAGAACTCGCGTTCGACCCCGTGTAGGAAGCCGACCATCCGGGGGGTGATCCGGCCGCCGGCCGCGTTGCCCTCGAAGTACTCGATGGTGAACAGGCTGGCGTCGTCGCCGACGCGGCTTTGCAACTGCCGGCGGGCGAACTCGGGGATCATTACCGCGCGTTCGTAGGGCCCGACGCCCAGCGTGAGCACGTCTCCCGTTACCCCGATGACGGTTCCGGTGATCTTCGTGATCATAAAAGCAAGGTCCTTCGCGCAGTCGCGGGTCGTCTAGCAGCCAATCGCTGCCGACCTACGGTCGGCGCTTTCCAAAAACGCATCTAGTCCGATACGCGCCGAGGGGCTTTTCGCTACGCGCCGACCGTAGGTCGGCGGCTGCTGGCCCAGGTTGCTACAGCTTGATCGCGGGGGTGTCGACGCGGTCGGAGGCCACGTACTCGGGGCCCCAGCAGACCGGTGCGTAGGCGCCGTCGACCCCGTCCTGGGCGTACTCGGGGGTCCAGCCGCTGGCGTCTTCGAACAACCGGATGCAGCGGATCGACCGGTTGGTGCACAGATGAAACCAGTGCCGCGTGCCGGCCGGCACGTTGATCAGGTCCCCCGCCTCGACCTCGATCGAGAACACGGGGCCCTCGACCGGGTTGATCCAGAACACGCCGCGGCCGGCGACCGTGAACCGCACCTCGTCTTCGCTGTGCGTGTGCTCCTTGTCGAACTTGGCCAGCATCGCGTCCAGGTTCGGCGTGTCGGGAGAGACGTTGATCACGTCTGCCGTAACAAAGGCGCCCCGCTCTTTGAGGCGCTCGATCTCCGGCGCGTAGGCGGCCAAGATGTCGTCGTTAGTGGCCTCGGCCCCGATGCGCCCCTCGACCGGCCAGCACTCGTGCCAGATGCCCACCGGCGCCAGATGCCGGGCAATCTCGTCGCGATCGGTAATGCGGCGGTCTTCGGCGGGGATGGTAATCGTGGCCATCATAAACTCGTTCGGATGAAGGACGGACGGTTAACCACAGAGTCACTGAGAACACTGAGAACGACTGAGAAAGAAACCCGCAGTATTCTCTCGCAGAGTCGCCCACAGACGCAGAGAAACAAAATACGCCATCCGTCCTCTGCGTCTCCGCGAGAGCATCTACTTTCTCCGTCCGTCTCCGTGTTCTCTGTGACTCAGTGGTTAAAGTCTAACTGATTCACCGCCCCAGGCGAGGCGCCGGCCCTCGCATTCGAACAGGAACTCCAGCACCTCGATGTGCCGGCGGGCGGCGTCGATGTCTTCTCCCCAGGCGTACAGGCCGTGCTTGCGGATCAGGAAACCGTGGCGGAGCGGGTCGGCGTCGTCTTCTAGCCGGCCGCGGACCTGCTGAGCGAGGGTGGGAATGTCCTGGGTGTTTGGGAATACCTCGATGTACTTGGCCGACTGGTGGGTCGTGATCCCGTCGAGCCCCTTGAGCATCTCGTACCCCTCGATCGCCCAGCCGCCGGCGTCGCCGTAGCGGTCCGATAGCAGCGTCCCCCACACGGAGTGGGTGTGCAACACGGCGCCGGCGCCCGCCGCTTCTGCCAGCACGACGTGCAGCATGGTCTCGGCAGACGACTTCTTGTTGTCGCCGGCAGCGGGCTTGCCGTCGGCGCCGACGTGCACAAAGTCGTCCGCACTCAGCCGCCCCTTGTGCTTGCCGCTCACCGTCACCAGCAGGTCCAGCGGGTCGCGCCCCAGCACCGCGCTGTAGTTGCTGCTGGTGCCCAGCGACCAGCCGCGGTGGTGGAAGTCCGCGCCGGCGGCCCGGAGGGCGTCGGTTGCTTCGGTTGCGCTGGGTCGCGTCGGGGGCTGATTCATCGCGTGCGTCGGCTCGATGGGGCCGTCTCGATTTCGACGGGGGGTTCCGCGACACTGTACCGGGTCGCAACGGCCCGGGCCAAGGGCGGGAGAATCAAGGTGTCGAGTCGATTGTCGCTGGCTACCCCCGAGGGGTTCGCGTTCAACCGGGCGGTTTGCTCGTACGGCTACTTCCTGCTGGCCCCCAACCGCTGGCGGCCGGCCGAGCAGGCGCTGGAGCACACCGCCGCGCCCGAGGGCGCCGGCCCGACCCTGCTACGGGTCACGCAGCCCAAGGGGGCGGGCGCTCCGCTGCGGATCGAATGCGCGACGAGGCTCGACCGCGCCCAAGCAGGCCACGTCAAGCAGGCGCTGCGGCGGATGCTCCGGCTAGACGACGACCTGTCGGCCTGGCGCCGCCTGCACCCGAAGGCCCGGCGCCGTGGCTTCGGGCGGCTGTTCCGCTCGGCCTCGTTGTTTGAGGACATGGTAAAGACCATCACCGGCTGCAACGTGACGTGGCGGAACACGATCGTCATGAACCGCCTGCTGGCGGAGCGCTTCGGCGCCGGCGCCTTCCCGTCGCCGGCGCAGCTTGCGCGTGTCGCCCCCGAGCGGTTGAAGGCCGAGGCCAAGGTCGGCTACCGGGCCGAGCGGATCATCCAGCTCGCCCAGCGGTTCGAAGAGGGGTCGATCGAACCGGGCTGGTTCGAGTCGCCCCAACACTCGACCGGCCAGCTCCGAGAGGCGCTGCTGGCGATCCACGGCTTTGGCCCCTACGCCGCGGCGAACATGCTGCAGCTTTTGGGCCGCTTCGACCACGTGCCGATCGACACCGAGACCTACCGCCACTACTGCCTGCAGCAGGGGGTAGAGCGTCCGGCCGATGCGGCGGCGCTCGACGCCCAGATCCGGGCCCACTACGACCGCTACCACCCCTACCAGTTCCTCGCCTACTGGTTCGACCTGTGGCGAGACTACCAACGCCGGTTCGGAAACGCCTGGACCTGGGACCCCGACACGGCCGCCGGCAACTTCACCGCCTCGGTGCTCAATCGCACCCCCTAGCAGCGGGCTACACTAGAGCTACGGCATTGCCACCAAGAGGCACAAAAAAGCACAAAAAACTAGAATGACCAGCAGCGATGCGGCGATCAACCTACGCCCGCTGGTCATAGGGGCTTGGGCATCTGCTGTCCGTTTCTTAGTGCTTCTTTGTGCCTTCTCGTGGGCAACCGTCGTTAGGTCAGTGTTCACCCAAGGCGAGTGACCCATTGAGCCTCACTATCGTTACCATCCCGCTGGCCTCGATCACCCAGGCCCAGGCTGCGCAAATCGGCGCGCTGCTGGCGCGTGTGTGGGTGAAGCCCGAGAAGGACGCGCAGTTCCGCGCCAGGCAACTGCTTGACGCCGGCAGGGGAGGGGACCCGCGGGCGCTCCTGCCGCCGCAGTCGTGCGTGGTGTACGACGGCGACCAAGTGGTGGGGCACGCGATGACCGAGCAGCGGACCATCGCCACGGCCGCGGGGAAACTCGACGTGCTGGCCCTCAGCAAGGTCTGCACCGACCCCGATCGACGCGGCATGGGGATCGGCCCGATGGTGGTGCACGCCGCGTTCGCGCCGGTCGACTCGGGCGTGCTGGCCTTCTCGCTGTTCCAGACCACGTGCGCGGTGCGGCCCTTCTACGAGCGGCTGGGCGCGCGGCTCGTCGAGCAGCCGATAACCAACTCGCTGGCGACCGACCCGGGCGCGTGCCCCTTCTGGGACGAAGTGGTGATGCGGTACCCCTGGGGCGGCGACTGGCCCGCCGGGCCGATCGACCTGCTGGGACCGGGGTACTGATGGGGGGAACCGCCAAGACGCCAAGAGCGCCAAGACGCGCCAAGGAGAGAAAAATAAACAGGCACAGAAAGAGTTGGTCTTCCATCCTGTCGATCCTGTCCGATTCCTTCTGACCTTTTCTTTCCGTCTTGGCGCTCTTGGCGTCTTGGCGGTTTTCTAATCTTCCGTCGTGCTTCTTCGTGGCCTTGGTGGTTAAGATCGTGGAACCACCCCGCCCCCCCCCCCAAGATGCCATGACGCCGTTCCGCTCTGCGCCGCTTGTTGGCTTGTTGATCTTCATGGGTCTTTCGCCGGCCTTGTTGGCCCAAGGGACCCGGGCCGACTACCAGCGCGCCAACGCGCTCGGCGAGCGGTTCCGCAACAAAGTAGTGCGCGACCGGGTAGAGCCGCACTGGGTTTCGCCGACGCGGTTCTGGTACAAGAACGAGCTGCCGGGGGACACGGATGAGTTTGTGCTGGTCGACGCCGAGCAGGGGACCCGCGAGACTGCCGCGACGCGCGACGAGCTCCCGCTCAACAACGGCGAGAAGCCCGACGAGAGGCTCGACGAAGGGCCCAAGGCGCCCAGCCCCGATCGCCCACGCTTCGGCGATCGACCCCAGTCGCGTTCGCCCGACAAGCAGGTGAGCGTCGCCCTGCGCGATCGGCAGCTCGTGCTCAAGCGCGGCGACGCGGAGACGCTGCTCACTACCGACGGCGCCGAGGACAACGCGCTGAGCGACCGCGTCTACTGGTCGCCCGACTCGAAGTACTTTGTCGCGCTGCAGACCAAGGCCGGAGGCGACCGCCGGGTGACGCTGGTCGAGTCGTCTCCCAAGGACCAGGTGCAGCCCAAGATCAAGACGCTCGCGTACCTCAAGCCGGGCGACGCGATCCGGCAGCCGCGGCCCCGCTTGTTCTGCGTGGAAGAGGCAAGAGAGCTGCCCATCAAGGACGCCGCGCTGTTTGAGAACCCGTGGGACATCAAGACGCTCCGCTGGGCGGCGGACAGCTCTGGCTTCACGTTCTTCTACAACCAGCGCGGCCACCAGACCTTGAGGATCGTGCGGGTCGACGCCCCCAGCGGCGAGGCGCGGGCGGTCATCGAAGAATCCTCGCCGACGTTCGTCGACTACGCCGGCAAGTTCTTCTGCTGCTACCTAGACGACACAAACGAGATCCTCTGGATGAGCGAGCGTGACGGCTGGAACCACCTCTACTTGATCGACGCCGGCACGGGCGAAGTAAAAAACCAGGTGACCCGCGGGCCGTATGCGGTGCGGGGCGTTGACTGGGTCGACCCCGAGCGGCGCCAGGTGTGGCTGCACGCCGGCGGCGTGTACGCCCATCAAGACCCGTACTACGTGCACTACTGCCGGGTCGACTTCGACGGCAAGAACCTCACGCGCCTCACCGAGGGGGATGGCACGCACGCCGTGAAGTTCTCTCCCGACCGGCGGTGGCTGATCGACACGTACTCCCGCGTCGACATGGCGCCGGTGACCGAGCTGCGCAGCGCCGAAGACGGCTCGCTGGTGTGCGAGCTGGAACGCGGCGACCTGTCGGCCTTGCAGGCCGAGCTCTGGCGGGCGCCCGAACGCTTCGTCGCCAAGGGCCGCGACGGCAAGACGGACATCTACGGCATCATCTGCCGTCCGACCCATTTCGACCCCGCCAAGAAGTACCCGGTGATCGAAGAACACTACGCCGGGCCGCACTCGGCGTTTGTGCCGAAGGGGTTCGCGCCGCTGCACCGCTCGCAGGAGTTTGCGGAGCTAGGGTTCATCGTCGTTCAAGTAGACGGCATGGGGACGTCGCACCGCAGCAAGGCGTTCCACGACGCGTGCTGGCGCAACCTGGCCGACGGCGGCTTCCCGGACCGCATCGCCTGGATGAAGGCCGCCGCTCAGAACCACCCCGAGATGGACCTCACCCGCGTCGGCATCCGCGGCACCAGCGCCGGGGGGCAGACCGCCATGGCGGCGCTGTGGCGGCACGGCGATTTCTACAAGGCGGCCGTCTCCAACTGCGGCTGCCACGACAACCGGATGGACAAGATCTGGTGGAACGAGCTGTGGATGGGCTGGCCGGTCGGCCCGCACTACGCCGAGCAGTCGAACGTCACCCACGCCGGCAAGATCGAGGGTGACCTGCTGCTGATCGTCGGCGAGATGGACGACAACGTCCCCCCCGAATCGACGCTGCAAGTGGTGAACGCGTT from Pirellulimonas nuda includes:
- a CDS encoding DUF1592 domain-containing protein; this encodes MPACRVLLAAMLLGSACAAADEAPRPEPTFSGDVTPFLTRFCADCHTGAESEAGVDLASVETLAQAQSDPSRWRQVKGLIELGAMPPSDHYDLPTDDERKAMVGAIEWLMERVDCDAMDSPGWVTIRRLNAYEYNNTVRDLLGIDFSPSEVVGFPMDDVGNGFDNQGDVLSLSPLLLEKYLKAAEVVSRRVVSLDPEGLREQRVDGQTLFVGESFGARVRLAPGKYRFRASMRYGADQQHEVPAEVTLDGRPIGTLNAGGKRQTLELDFESTAVDGPADGQIEIKFVDDPAGARRHDYKRRLEVDWLEVVGPAEGAAPLPGPHHRFVIATPKGEKEEDTRNAAEAVFAAFAPLAYRRPATPTEVSRLADIVVRSTLQGASYEEALRVGLQAALVSPYFLFRVEDRPDGSGNNPRLITDYQLASRLSYFLWASTPDAPLYDLARQSTLHLPSRLRGEVRRMLADPRSDALVESFFKQWLGLRNLATIDRDADHFPAWSGRLRTAMLRETQELCREIIREDRSLLELLDADYTYVNPRLAEHYGIEFEGRDPEQMYYDGPGFPANRRKRGGRREGDYVDEDRWVRVPSPPHRRGVLTHASVLALTANPIETSPVKRGKWVLEALLGDPPPPAPPSVPSLEESAAGSHDLPLRDQLAIHRSNPSCASCHVRMDPIGLAMENYDAVGRWRDDFHGHPIDPAGALDGERFSGPLEMAAVLRGREQEIVRNAVERMLTYALGRGLRLEDQCYVEEIVAAAAKDNYRFSSLVAAIVVSEPFRMSGHTKPKPAGSAPAVRPQRTAMLPPPTPAADLGAALGLLSLRHER
- a CDS encoding alpha/beta hydrolase; the protein is MPSTSNNNPDRPRWAWWVRWPAGVLRRVLIVYLLVVLGMTFIERWLVYPAPAAAEGDWQLAPEEAISDAWFDSADGTRLHGWYFSHQNPKRVALYFHGNGEQVADNRELMELLRDELDAAVLVFDYRGYGLSGGKPNEAGVIADGLAAHRWLAEQTGRRTDEVILIGRSIGGGVAVAAAAEQGAAALVLQSTFTRLTDAAAIHYPWLPVRLLMKNRYDSLGRIARYRGPVMISHGTADGVVPFEHSRRLFEAAPTDKKQFFEMTDTGHNDPQPPDYYRALVDFLRQSGV
- the ruvA gene encoding Holliday junction branch migration protein RuvA, whose amino-acid sequence is MITKITGTVIGVTGDVLTLGVGPYERAVMIPEFARRQLQSRVGDDASLFTIEYFEGNAAGGRITPRMVGFLHGVEREFFEMFCEVDGVGVKKALRAMVRPVAELATLIEQQDVKGLSALPGIGPATAERIIAKLRRRAPKFALLVGRGLDSGGAPGSDSARDLAGEAFDVLRSLGHSEPEARRLVESALAKKKSYKDIEALLHAVYEQQQS
- a CDS encoding 1,2-dihydroxy-3-keto-5-methylthiopentene dioxygenase; protein product: MMATITIPAEDRRITDRDEIARHLAPVGIWHECWPVEGRIGAEATNDDILAAYAPEIERLKERGAFVTADVINVSPDTPNLDAMLAKFDKEHTHSEDEVRFTVAGRGVFWINPVEGPVFSIEVEAGDLINVPAGTRHWFHLCTNRSIRCIRLFEDASGWTPEYAQDGVDGAYAPVCWGPEYVASDRVDTPAIKL
- the mtnB gene encoding methylthioribulose 1-phosphate dehydratase, translating into MNQPPTRPSATEATDALRAAGADFHHRGWSLGTSSNYSAVLGRDPLDLLVTVSGKHKGRLSADDFVHVGADGKPAAGDNKKSSAETMLHVVLAEAAGAGAVLHTHSVWGTLLSDRYGDAGGWAIEGYEMLKGLDGITTHQSAKYIEVFPNTQDIPTLAQQVRGRLEDDADPLRHGFLIRKHGLYAWGEDIDAARRHIEVLEFLFECEGRRLAWGGESVRL
- a CDS encoding DNA glycosylase family protein, which encodes MSSRLSLATPEGFAFNRAVCSYGYFLLAPNRWRPAEQALEHTAAPEGAGPTLLRVTQPKGAGAPLRIECATRLDRAQAGHVKQALRRMLRLDDDLSAWRRLHPKARRRGFGRLFRSASLFEDMVKTITGCNVTWRNTIVMNRLLAERFGAGAFPSPAQLARVAPERLKAEAKVGYRAERIIQLAQRFEEGSIEPGWFESPQHSTGQLREALLAIHGFGPYAAANMLQLLGRFDHVPIDTETYRHYCLQQGVERPADAAALDAQIRAHYDRYHPYQFLAYWFDLWRDYQRRFGNAWTWDPDTAAGNFTASVLNRTP
- a CDS encoding GNAT family N-acetyltransferase codes for the protein MSLTIVTIPLASITQAQAAQIGALLARVWVKPEKDAQFRARQLLDAGRGGDPRALLPPQSCVVYDGDQVVGHAMTEQRTIATAAGKLDVLALSKVCTDPDRRGMGIGPMVVHAAFAPVDSGVLAFSLFQTTCAVRPFYERLGARLVEQPITNSLATDPGACPFWDEVVMRYPWGGDWPAGPIDLLGPGY
- a CDS encoding S9 family peptidase, with translation MTPFRSAPLVGLLIFMGLSPALLAQGTRADYQRANALGERFRNKVVRDRVEPHWVSPTRFWYKNELPGDTDEFVLVDAEQGTRETAATRDELPLNNGEKPDERLDEGPKAPSPDRPRFGDRPQSRSPDKQVSVALRDRQLVLKRGDAETLLTTDGAEDNALSDRVYWSPDSKYFVALQTKAGGDRRVTLVESSPKDQVQPKIKTLAYLKPGDAIRQPRPRLFCVEEARELPIKDAALFENPWDIKTLRWAADSSGFTFFYNQRGHQTLRIVRVDAPSGEARAVIEESSPTFVDYAGKFFCCYLDDTNEILWMSERDGWNHLYLIDAGTGEVKNQVTRGPYAVRGVDWVDPERRQVWLHAGGVYAHQDPYYVHYCRVDFDGKNLTRLTEGDGTHAVKFSPDRRWLIDTYSRVDMAPVTELRSAEDGSLVCELERGDLSALQAELWRAPERFVAKGRDGKTDIYGIICRPTHFDPAKKYPVIEEHYAGPHSAFVPKGFAPLHRSQEFAELGFIVVQVDGMGTSHRSKAFHDACWRNLADGGFPDRIAWMKAAAQNHPEMDLTRVGIRGTSAGGQTAMAALWRHGDFYKAAVSNCGCHDNRMDKIWWNELWMGWPVGPHYAEQSNVTHAGKIEGDLLLIVGEMDDNVPPESTLQVVNALIEADKDFEFLLVPGKGHGAGGPYTQRKTMDFFVRKLLGVEPRAE